The genomic window TTAATCAAACACCTGAGCTGATCAGACCCCTCCTCTCCGCTCCCCCTGAAGCACACGTTCGCCTGTCTCAACATCAACTTCCAGTGCTTGTTCTTTAGCTACATAACAGTCTTGTACAAGTTGCAAGATGTTCATTTTCTTAGTCTCTATcttgtttctcctctttctcacgCCATTTGCCCACAGGACTAGCCCATCCCCTTCAAAAAACAACTGTATGAAGAACagtaaaacaattttaaagttAGTTGAACTGTAAGTCTGTCATGTTGATTGAGTCTCAATCAATTAATtggatttttaaatatttttcaatattttgacAGAAATTAATCACAGAGCATGTTATTAAttagatttatgtttttaattggtgCGACAGCCCTACTTTATAGTCTTGGCAAAAAACTAGTTTTCAGAATACATTTTTTACCATTCCAAGGTACTATAATAAGGTGACATTAACTAAACATCGTGTTTGTATAATTCAGTTTACAGTATGAAATTAATGAATATAACTTCCAGCAGCAGGGTGATCCTGGATCCATAGCGGATATTCTGCGGGCCACAGCTGAAGAGGCAATGACACAGACTGGGTTTGTCTTTGACGAGAACACAGGAATGTACTATGATCACAGCACAGGCTTCTACTACGACTCGGTCTGTCAAATACTTCTGTGTACATTTTAGCTTCTATAACGGTCATAATTTCAGCTGCGTTTCAAGCCTTGTCTTTCTTCCTCAGGCCAGTCAGTTGTACTATGATGCCAACACCGGCATGTACTACTACTATGACGCAGAGAGCGGTCGATACCAGTTTCATTCCAGGATTGAGGTTCCTGCTGCGCAGACTGCTGCTGAGCTTTGTCCAGACAAGGACACTGTTGAAAAGAGAGTCAGGAAGTTCAAGAAAGGTGTCAAGAAAACATCACGTACGGGTGATAAGGTATGTAACAACATCAACTTTCACCCATGCATGACTGTGGCAGCTGACAGCTGGCTTTTGACTTTGTGTAGTTCCTCATAAAAATCCACGTAACCTTGTTGGTCTCAGTTATTAAACATTTGCTTCATGTATAAATTTAAGGGTAGTCGACTAAAACACTATTCCTCTGACCTAGGTGCAAGAGGTGACTTACTCATTGGCTAAAATGAAGATTTCCTCTTACTGGAATTCTGCTTCCCACCAAGGTACATTTTCAACACAACCATGCAAAATCATTTAGACttatgtataattatttttgACCTGGGACTTAATTGAACACCTGCTACTGTACATGCTACCATCATtgcattatattaaatatttgatttgagtaggtgttttgttgttgcagtgAGTTGGGACTTTATATCTCTTCTGTAATTAATTGACTTATCCTCACAGTAACCAATAGGCACTAAAGCTCAAGATGTAGTTTAAGCAGCTGTTTTGACGtgattttatgtaaaaatcAACTTGAAGTTAAGGTAAATGGTGGACTATCTTTGAAGACTGAGACTGACTGGTtaatatggcaaaaaaaatgaggaaCTACACCACAAATCCAGCTGGCCTGCTGTCACCTGTGAACCTCACACGAAGAGGTAACCACACTGTTCTGATTCTCTGGCGCCAGGAGCAAACGGACATTAAGTCTGAACAAGAAGAAACTGACTGGGTCGAAAAGAAGACCACCGATTCACGAAAACCCAAGCGGAGGTCTCGTAGTGCAGACGTGGCTCCACGTCGTGAGGAGAGCAGCAGATCTTCATCAAAAAAGAGGAAGCACAGAAATGGTTCACGCCACGACGATGAGCGAAGttcaaagaagaaaaggaagaaatcaAAATCAGTGAAgcggaagaagaaaagaagccTTTCTCGCAGTGATGACTCCGAGGGTGACAGTGAACCAGAGGAGGGTGAGATCACAGAGTCTGAGAGAGACAAGTGGGAGTCTACTCCATCGTTCTCGTCGTCCTCTGGCTCCCCCTACATGGGGAGTCCAGAATCAGAGGTGGAGACTCAGAGTCAGGAAGGTGAGAGGAAAAGATGAGCTGTATTTGCCACTTGTTCTTAACCCATAAGCTCAcccttggtttttttttgttagatttttATAGCTGGTAGTAACTATATGATTTTATTTAGACCTAACACTCTCTCTGAGGTCATCATACTTTGGTCTTACTAAATTTGTGGTGTATTTATCTTTTAGTGAAAGACATTTGGCCGCCCTGTGTAAGAGTGACGGTGGTCAGGTCTCCAGTGCTGCAGGTGGGCTCTCTGTTCATCATCACAGCTGACTCTTCCGCCACCATCGGCAGGTTTGTGTCAATTTATCTCTTGTCTCAGCCAAAGACTGATAGTAGTTATGGACCAAGCACTTACATGTGGGTGCATGGATATGTCGTGAGCACTGAGGCTACAACTCTGAGCTACAGGGCTTTAGAACAACGTctattacattcaaatcattctCAAATGAGTCCACACAATGCCCCCTCTCCTTGTGATTCTCATGATAGCAGTGTAAATTAGGGTTTGACTCAGTCCAACACAGAACATTGTTGTAATATTGGTTATTAGTCAAgttatatgtaaaaaaacaaaacataaataaagtaaagctCCAAGCAGCATTTTCATAGTAGAAACAATATGATACAAAAAATGCAATGTTTCCACCAACATGTCCTGTAAAGTTAAGTATATTATTGGTGATTGTTAGTTTTTattctgtgaatatcttctgatTTGCTCTTACAtgacaaagaacaacaaagacattgtatgacattttatggaccaaatatgtaaagaaaagaaaatgccgATAGTACCCATAATTGGCAGAATGCCTCATATTCAAAAATCAGCCAGGCCGATGATTGGTTGACCCCTAGTTGAGATCACCTGGCAccattcctgtgctgcacatagggagtgatttattttacatcaagACAAATGCAAACAGGCGACTGAAAGCACAAACAAGTGCCCATGAAAAACTTCAgagaatcattttaatttaatttgacagactcaaagatgtgcagcttCTGCCTCGGCCAGAACAGAATTTTTCTTCTCAAAAACCCGGTTGTTCATCAGTTTGACACAATAATTGCTTCTTGGcccagcactgctgctgtatacacacaaacactccctcagtcaggtctgatggtATTGCTGGACCTGGCTAGTTTTCAGGGACCCatcatataaataatattacattgtttctgttcatgaagataAAACGGAGGCTgaataatagtgataataatgGTCCCTGCAgcttgaaaaaagaaatgtctatTTCAAGCTCTACAAGTAGTTTTACTCGGAGTAATTATGAATGATTGATGCCACAATATGTCATCGTTCTGTTGCAGAGAGAAAGATATGGATCATGCGATACGAATACCAGAGATGGGAGTCAGCAAGGTAACACACTTAAATATTTCTTTGGTAGGAATTGCAGTATAGCACTTTTTCATGTCAGACACTGGTACACAGCCTCAAGTGTCTACCAATATCAGTTGAGTTTGATACAGTAGTTTTACATCTTTTAATCTATTGCGCTGTTAATAACACAACTGagtaacaaatattctgctaCATAAAGAAAGGAGAAGAAGCATGAGTTAAATACTGCtcctgctttttatttacattttttcacaaacaaaattaCACTTGgctgttttgcttttttctaGTCAATGGTGCATTTCTctttatgtttttctgtttctaatATCCTTAGTCACTGGTTTGTGTTATATGTGTAAACTGGTTTCAGTTCCACGCAGAGGTGTACTTTGATCAGGAGCAGCAAAGCTATGTGCTTGTGGACCAGGGAAGCCAGAACGGAACCGTCATCAATGGCAACCGGATCTTACAGGTCAGCTTGTTGCCTCTAACTAAGACAAGTTAGcattgacataaaaacaaaagaatcattatcattattattcctTCTATAGCCCAAAGTCAAATGTGAGCCACATGCACTGATGCATGGTGACGAGGTGAAGATGGGAGAGACTGTGCTGTCCTTCCACATCCACTCAGGCACTGACACCTGTGACGGATGTGAGCCTGGTCAGGTGATGGCTCACCTCAGCAAGCACAAGCGTGAGGAGCAGACAGGTGAGCAACTTCCAAAGACATTGTGTGAGTCATGGCTCACTTCactacatttaagcatttagcagacgcttttatccacttgataggaacagtggaccgATGGAGGGTGAAGAAGATAgtgtgggggggcggggggctaagtgctaggacagaagatgctctaggaagagctgggtttcaagagcttcttgaataTAGACAGGGGCGCATCTGCCCCAGTCCAGAAGCGCTGCTCCGTTATGTTAAAAAAGACCATTAGAACAGACCATTATAACTGAGAGGCGATTTAAGgccatctgtgtttgtttttgtgtgtgtctgtgtaatgtCAGTGTGCAGCGTTGTTTACTTTGTCACATTCTTCTTATTGACGGGCTGCAGTGTATCATGCTGTTGCACACGTAACTGATGCAGCTACGTGTAGGTCACCACCTGACCTACCCCTGTAGTGGAAACATAAGCCAGATCAGTGTGTGacgttccaaactgtaccatacATATGCACTGTACTACGTGGAAATGAGGCTAAAGTGTTGAGCGACTTGGTATAAATCAGACTGTTTATTCCCAAAAGGCCCTACTCTAACCAAAGAGGATAAAGAGGCACTAAGACAGAAGGAGCTGAAGCAGATGAAGGCCAAATATGGCCTGCAGGTGAGTGTTGTTAGAATGTAGCAGCAATTTTACTCAACAACCTCTTCTCTTCATTATGTAGTCAcgtatgtgtgtttctgtaaaaaCAGAGCAATGAGTATGAAGAGGCCAAAGCCCTGAGGAATCCCAAATACAAGGACCGAGCAGAGTCTCGCCGACAGGTTGTGGGCAGCGAGGGGGCTTTCCAACGAGATGATGCGCCTGCGTCTGTTCACACGTATGTTTATTGTCTCTTGCTGCTGTGAAATCGTTTAAATAATGGATGCAAATAAGGCTACGCAATATATCGATATATTTATGTCGCGTGTTGTGTCACAAGACAAGATAGTCTCAGTTTTTAGAGATAGATATCATGATAAGGTATCtttgatgacttttcctggttttataGGCTCATAAAAGTCAgcatatttattataataaatgaatgtgagaaatactataaatattataaattaaatataatatatatttattcaaagcagaatttgaccatatttatagacAATTtcattgttaatatttaaatagccttcatttaacattaaaaagccaaagaagtAAACCAGGTATTAACTTCAtacatgtaatacagatcataaacgtaaaatataaaaataaaacgtaGATCTTTTATTTTAGCGtgtattgaaaataaaacttttactGAGCCCAGaaaaacagctgcagctttatGTCCCCGTTCGTCTCATATATCGGGATATATCTTAActatattgatattattattatttataaagcatATCACCCAGCCTTACAGAAGTATTGATTCGATTTGAtgcaaatgataataatgtgcaTATTCTGTTATTTCCTCTGAAAAGGGAGATCAGTGAAGTGAATAAAGGACGGAAGATGTTGGAAAAGATGGGCTGGAAGAAAGGAGAGGGACTCGGCAAAGAGGGAACTGGAATGACAAACCCAGTAAGACAGTTCTACAATCTAAAGATGTCACAACACACATGTGCTTTTACACAGAACCAAACACTTAATTTGTTCTTTTTCCACAGATTGAACTGAAGATCAGAAAGTCCCAGTCAGGTTTGGGGGCAGGTGCCACCCTCTCTATAGACACCGTCTCTGTGACCAGATCAAAGTCTCAGAAGAACTGGGAGAAAGCCAGAGAGAGATTTGCTGACTCATGCCAGCCTGACACGCCTGCAAACAAAGCACAGAACAAGTCACCCAAAGCCTGGGTAAGAGCAGAGGAGGCGGACGCTAATAACACACAGACGGAATAAGTGTGGACACATTTGTTCTCCAGTGCAATCTAAACAGGTTTTCTCTCAGCACCACTTTGTTCTGAAGGAAACAGAATGTGATTAGGATCTAGTTTTAGACCGTATGCCATGTAACCATGATGGTATATTTGTTATGTGTGTacagttaccatggttacaggTGGCCTTAATTTTCATTGccagtagaaaaacaaaataagtggTTTTATTGTCATCAAGAGCATTTGCAGTAAAAGTCAGTTGGCTACTGTCGTTGAATGTTTCTCTAAGCTATGAGTGAGTCATGTCAGGTGTTTACAGACCTGGACAAAGTTACTGACTGATAAAAGCACGTGTTTCATAAGAACCTACAGAGGGCAGAGCTGCCTCCGTGCCTCCCAGAGCAAAGACGACACGCATCGCCTCGAGCAAATATTGACACAGAGAAGCTATATTTCTCACAATGAGATCATACTGTGATGTAACCACTGTGGATGTGTTCAGACAACCCTGGTCACTGATCGTGTAGAACCAGTCTTGATTGCGCTGTGTGACACTGCCCAAACTCCGGATCCTAGTTTTCGAAGATGTTACACATTAAATGTTGAACATGATCAACACTCCAGTTTCTTTGGTTCTCTGTTTTCTAGTTAGATCTGGATCATTCTCAGTGCGTAGTTTTCTCCAAAACACACTCTCGGCCAAATATTTGTCAAAAGCCATTGAGCAAACTCGCCGTGTTCATGCCGTCACAACTGGATTCatgtgtgaatatttgcttCATGTGTACAGTTTACTGAACAGAGGCCGCTGCAGCCCCAAGTTCATTATTCTGTTTCACATTACAGCTCCATGAATGAATATAATAGAACTATACAAGTTCAGAAATGTTGTTACTGGTTCAAACTAAATGAGGGtagatttaaatctaaatttagTTTATTGCTCAACATGACTCACAAGGTGCTGCTGGTGCGACTCCTAGAGCTGCCTCGCTTGCTGCTCTTCTTCTGACTTGTGCTATTCGTGCCGCCCATCTCGATCTTCCCCGCTCTCCTGTCGATGGATCAGTGCCTCCGAATGTACCAGTGTATTTTCCCCTCGACTTGTCGGCATACTCCACTTTGACTGCTGTCAGatttcccccctctccctctttctctctcactctctttctctcaacaGGTAGTGTAGGTCCCTCCCTCTTCAAGTCTCCTCCCTCAACCTCCTGTCATTTACTGCGAGTAAACATTCAACAGCTGATCCTTGAGTGTAATAAAATGGGGAGGGATCGGCTTGTGTCCTGTGCGCTCCTGTAGTGTCGGGTAGAAAGTCTCGACCATAAAGAGATTTGAGTCATAAGATAAAGTGAGGATTCATTCATGTGTGACAACGTGAGCTaagaggatttaaaaacatctaGCTTGACTAGTTTTCCCCCTCGAGAGCAGTTGGAGGAACACTGGTACGCTCTTCTTTAAATTATATTCATTCATAGTAAattttcttaataaaataaaaactgcggACAGAATCACCTGATATTTTCATTCCCCAatgtgagtgatgatgacaataagcCATGTTCGGCCATGTTGAAGTGCATAATAAATAAGTGAGCACTGGAGAGATCAGAGGTTTCTCCGCTCACTCtgagaaaatgtgtcttttcctGAGGTTGAACTCTCACAACGTCCTGACAAGTGGCAACAAGTTCTTCGTAGGTCTTGGGTTCAACTCTGAAACAGTTGTGCTTATTCACAATAGAACTCTACTGAAGTTGTATCCTTGTGCATTTTAGATAGAAAAGATCATATCCGTACATATTTAGATTCCAGTTCTCATTTGTTCTCATGGATTTGTCTttcctggttttctttttctcctgcttCTTGTTGTGGCAACAGGAACATTGTGCTAGTGATGCGAGGTGTCTGCAAACAGGTATAATATATACAAAGAAGCGTCCATGaaaggtttcagaagtgaattcaaCGGCTAAATCTAAATCACCAAAGGTtattcactgcagctttaagtatttcacccaaaaaaagaagaaaataatataatctCAAATGTACATGTATTAATCGGTACAGCTACAAGAACCCAGATGTCTCCAATCCCACCCACCCTGGTCCTTTATAAAAGTTTTTAAAGTCACAACCAACttatacattttgaaaaccGTCAAAGTAAAATTTGCTGTTGCCGTGTCTAACTCTTTTGAAGAAGCCTTGTTTTCCGGCATTGAGCTGAACCCGGAGGTCAAAAAGGTCAAATAGCAGGAAAAGGTCATCCCCTCTTTCATACCACACATACATAAAcccagtcacacactcacacacgaaCCAAAGAACAAAACGCTGTTGTGTGCCGCATGTTTAAATCAAAGCCAGACAAAAGAAGCATCTTTTATCTGCAGATAACAGAGGTGTGTCTTCACAATGAAGGGCCGCCTGTGTCACAGATAAAGTCTTAGTCTCAGTTGAAGCCTTTGCTCTTGGTTGCAGGTACTGTAATTCTcaacaatatacagtaaagcttacaattacatttttaaattcatttttaaaggcCTTTATTAATGAGTTGGCACTGTCAGATACAAGCATTGGTTGAAAGAGTGGTCTGTTATTTTGATGGATGTGGGAACACATGATGCATGACAGTTCTTCCTCAGGGCAGTCACATGATAAGCAGaggaataaaaacagacagagaaaacgAAAAAATATCCTTCTCATTTTTTATGTGGAATATGTGTTGGCACATGTAGAATAAAGCATTTTCTCAGTGTGTTTAATGTCTAACAGAATGATAGTGAAGTGAAATAATCAGGAACTAAAATGAGGTCATTTGGACTTGATTTTATTTAGattagaaggaaaaaaaaatgatttgtttaacTTGATCTAAATAATGAATTTATAGCATATTGAATTAagttaaaataagatgaaataaACACTATTAActacattaaattaatttattgtCCAGTTTGGTTGACTTCATTCAATTATGTTATAATTGTTGTCAACATCAAGTAAATGACTTGAACTTAGTTACGTCAATTGCAGTATGTCTCTAAAGTCAAATGTactaataaatacattaattaatacatttaattaatagtGACTTACAGAAGTGCAATTTTTATTgtggtgtattttaaatatgttgcaTAAACCATGTTCATTTTGCAAAAcaagtaaattataaataatatcctgaataaaacatttaatttaattccagACGTTATATGGATCTTACAGTAGTGACTCCATAGgaaaagtaaaattaaatgttCAGTTGGCTGAGTCCAGTATGACATCACCACGATCTGTGTACCGCTGTGTGGTCTACTGCTCTCCCTGTTGTGTGGTCTACTGCTCTCCCTGCTGTGTGGTCTACTGCTCTCCCTGCTGTGTGTAACCATGCAATATCATAGTAACCATGcaatataatataaacctcaTCATCATTATCCCTAATTTCCCTACATAGAGCAGGTCATCATTCATTTCACTGACCAGCCATTGTGGTCAAGGGCTGGGCTGCGACTGCAAGACTCGCTCAGTCAGTGGAGTCTGTCATTTTGGAAAATAGGGCTCAGAAATAGTCTGGTGAGAAAGACTTCACAACCTGAAACACTGACATCtatatttttacagtagcccacaatggacaaactaaacatcctTTGAGTTTTGATACTAACTGAGGGCCATGGATTTTTCAACACACTACAAAGGGAAGGTTGAAGCTAGGGATATTCaccaacttcaccaataaatgtgaATAGCCACTGGGAAGGAAAATGAAGAAAGGTGCTGTAGATGGGAGATGCATGTTACACTACGGCCGATAAGTAGTGTACTACACAAAAGCAGattcagacaactttattgTTCCCAGTTCATCTGCAGTTTACTCCATCcaagacaacacaaacaacaatcagcaacaaacaaaaacctaaaaacaacaacaaaaacaaactacaataaataataacaaatagaGATTCATCTGTTACATAGTGTTCACAATCTTTAGCAAATGTAAAgattgtcacattttggaccacataggatgacttttgtcaaattctggacgacatactaacctatgacttttttctcaaattttggacggcatactaacctatgtcgtttttgtcacaatttggacgacttactaaacgctaactttttgtcacattttgggctgactatactaacctatgacacttttaccacattttggacgacatactaaactatgacttttttttcgcattttggacaatatactaaactatgactttttagtaacattttagacgacatactaaactatgacatttttgccccattttggacggcatactaacctatgacatttttgtcacattttggacgacatactaacctatgacatttttgtcactttttcgacgacatactaaactatgacatttttgtcagattttggacgacatactaaNNNNNNNNNNNNNNNNNNNNNNNNNNNNNNNNNNNNNNNNNNNNNNNNNNNNNNNNNNNNNNNNNNNNNNNNNNNNNNNNNNNNNNNNNNNNNNNNNNNNAAATGAAACAATAGCAATAAAGCAAACCTGGTGACacatgcatttgcatttgtggGAGAAGAAAAACTGTTGACGAGGAACCACCTGAAGATGTGACAGCAGTAAATAGTAATGGATTATCTCTTCATTTATTAAATGGCTTCCTCATATCATCACTGCACAATTGCCCCAGTGGTTATTACATGAAATCAGACTGATGAATAGTGCAAGAAATCATATCTGCACCTTTGCCTCTTCAATAGATCCCCACCTCCCATGCTGCATTGCcagggagaagagaaagagaaaagggcTGGCTCCTTTGTGCTAGCCATGCCTCTCAGCCCCGTTGTGCTTggtatagcagcagcagcagccggtgACCATTATAAATGGCCTCTATTAGCATGGCTCGGTCGCAGAGGGGAGAGAAATAAAATCATTGGGAGAGTGTAGGCTCGCGCTGGTGTCCCTTCACCCGCTCCGAGCCTCTACAGAACCCTGTCCCTTGCTCCCCTCCTGCCTGCTCCCTCCATTCCAAGGGGACAGAATCCTAAAGACTAGATTACTAGTGATACATGGAGTCATTATGGGGAGGGTTATGGCAATAGTATCACAGGCACGGCTGACAATGGCTATAATAGGTGTCTCTTACTTCAGAGGTAGCATTACCATAGCAAAGGTTGTTTCATTTGGCTTGTTGATGTAGAGTCGAACAGGAAGAGGCCCTTTTATCACCTGATGCAGAATAAAAAAGCTCGGTATTATCTCGCTGAAAGCCGTGCCTATTTCTTTGCAAAAGTGCTACATCTCTTTGGGTAAAGTTAAATGAACACAACAGTATCCCGAGATAAGGCATTACATTGTTAGCGGTGACAGCTACCAACACTGTGCGGTTTGAAAAGGCACAGGTGGAACAAATGTGAAAAGGAAATGGCATCGACAGTGTCTGGCTCAAGATGAGGCTTTGTACGTCCACAGTCATTACAGAACATGATGTACTGTCACGGAGGAGGCGACATGTCAGTGCAAGTACATGACTGTTGGAggacacatttttcttcatcagagttttacatgacaaaaaagaaaagaccagGAGCATACAtgagatatatattttttttctctcttagcactctgtgtttacatttgtctCCAACTCTCACTGTGATAAAGAGTCTACCTGTTCAATGCAATGCTGTGCAGCCTTCAATAAAACCAGTATGGAAGGCAATgtacacagtcagtcagtttcCCTGTTATTTGTGGGACATGTTGTCTTTTACAGCTAATTTGGGAATCTTCTATGGAAACCTTCAGGACGGCGTTAGGAGTCTGTGGAGGGAACGCTGCCTTCAAACATCTTGCAGTGAGCCAGTGAGCCGGTGAGGCGGGGAGTAGCTAGTGCCTCCAGCTAGTTAAAATATGAGCGCAGCGGGGGCTTGCTAATGAAAGCGGGGGCCCTGCCCGGGAAACAGGGCTGTATATCGTGGTGAGGAGACAGTTCTTAGAATCAGCTGGCAAGCCGTGCCTATATAGTTCTGGGCCTACTGGTGATTAACCGTCCAACAGGGAGTCGCTACTACAGCTGGGCTATTAATAAGAGATAACCCCCACCCACACCTCCTtcctcacccccaccccccactttGGCTTGCACCGTGCCTGCAGACACTCTCCACCCCGCTGGATTGACTAGCGTATCATAATCATTCACCGACACATGGTGCATGTCACACATTGTTTACATGGGGCAGAGGGGGATGCTTGAGGTGTAGGATTGTCTGGGGGAGGGGTGGAGGGGGTTGGCGGGTGGTTGTGGGGGGGGTGCCGGTGTGCAAAAAGTGATAATTCATTCTTAATGTACTACTTT from Solea senegalensis isolate Sse05_10M linkage group LG4, IFAPA_SoseM_1, whole genome shotgun sequence includes these protein-coding regions:
- the aggf1 gene encoding angiogenic factor with G patch and FHA domains 1 isoform X3, whose translation is METENGEKDADCDVAELRLKVDSLKQELRECRTELSKLQKQLHQSERLQRNTDSYNEDLRKQVDQLSAEIHERKKKDKDRVNSETQTDDCVWTETDYYNYYYGSYYQNPEATESQEGLNTTEATTATAAVDVADVADGSHATDNTSTHYEAASAQPDESGMVTTEQQGDPGSIADILRATAEEAMTQTGFVFDENTGMYYDHSTGFYYDSASQLYYDANTGMYYYYDAESGRYQFHSRIEVPAAQTAAELCPDKDTVEKRVRKFKKGVKKTSRTGDKVQEVTYSLAKMKISSYWNSASHQVKDIWPPCVRVTVVRSPVLQVGSLFIITADSSATIGREKDMDHAIRIPEMGVSKFHAEVYFDQEQQSYVLVDQGSQNGTVINGNRILQPKVKCEPHALMHGDEVKMGETVLSFHIHSGTDTCDGCEPGQVMAHLSKHKREEQTGPTLTKEDKEALRQKELKQMKAKYGLQSNEYEEAKALRNPKYKDRAESRRQVVGSEGAFQRDDAPASVHTEISEVNKGRKMLEKMGWKKGEGLGKEGTGMTNPIELKIRKSQSGLGAGATLSIDTVSVTRSKSQKNWEKARERFADSCQPDTPANKAQNKSPKAWVRAEEADANNTQTE
- the aggf1 gene encoding angiogenic factor with G patch and FHA domains 1 isoform X1 encodes the protein METENGEKDADCDVAELRLKVDSLKQELRECRTELSKLQKQLHQSERLQRNTDSYNEDLRKQVDQLSAEIHERKKKDKDRVNSETQTDDCVWTETDYYNYYYGSYYQNPEATESQEGLNTTEATTATAAVDVADVADGSHATDNTSTHYEAASAQPDESGMVTTEQQGDPGSIADILRATAEEAMTQTGFVFDENTGMYYDHSTGFYYDSASQLYYDANTGMYYYYDAESGRYQFHSRIEVPAAQTAAELCPDKDTVEKRVRKFKKGVKKTSRTGDKEQTDIKSEQEETDWVEKKTTDSRKPKRRSRSADVAPRREESSRSSSKKRKHRNGSRHDDERSSKKKRKKSKSVKRKKKRSLSRSDDSEGDSEPEEGEITESERDKWESTPSFSSSSGSPYMGSPESEVETQSQEVKDIWPPCVRVTVVRSPVLQVGSLFIITADSSATIGREKDMDHAIRIPEMGVSKFHAEVYFDQEQQSYVLVDQGSQNGTVINGNRILQPKVKCEPHALMHGDEVKMGETVLSFHIHSGTDTCDGCEPGQVMAHLSKHKREEQTGPTLTKEDKEALRQKELKQMKAKYGLQSNEYEEAKALRNPKYKDRAESRRQVVGSEGAFQRDDAPASVHTEISEVNKGRKMLEKMGWKKGEGLGKEGTGMTNPIELKIRKSQSGLGAGATLSIDTVSVTRSKSQKNWEKARERFADSCQPDTPANKAQNKSPKAWVRAEEADANNTQTE
- the aggf1 gene encoding angiogenic factor with G patch and FHA domains 1 isoform X2, whose protein sequence is METENGEKDADCDVAELRLKVDSLKQELRECRTELSKLQKQLHQSERLQRNTDSYNEDLRKQVDQLSAEIHERKKKDKDRVNSETQTDDCVWTETDYYNYYYGSYYQNPEATESQEGLNTTEATTATAAVDVADVADGSHATDNTSTHYEAASAQPDESGMVTTEQGDPGSIADILRATAEEAMTQTGFVFDENTGMYYDHSTGFYYDSASQLYYDANTGMYYYYDAESGRYQFHSRIEVPAAQTAAELCPDKDTVEKRVRKFKKGVKKTSRTGDKEQTDIKSEQEETDWVEKKTTDSRKPKRRSRSADVAPRREESSRSSSKKRKHRNGSRHDDERSSKKKRKKSKSVKRKKKRSLSRSDDSEGDSEPEEGEITESERDKWESTPSFSSSSGSPYMGSPESEVETQSQEVKDIWPPCVRVTVVRSPVLQVGSLFIITADSSATIGREKDMDHAIRIPEMGVSKFHAEVYFDQEQQSYVLVDQGSQNGTVINGNRILQPKVKCEPHALMHGDEVKMGETVLSFHIHSGTDTCDGCEPGQVMAHLSKHKREEQTGPTLTKEDKEALRQKELKQMKAKYGLQSNEYEEAKALRNPKYKDRAESRRQVVGSEGAFQRDDAPASVHTEISEVNKGRKMLEKMGWKKGEGLGKEGTGMTNPIELKIRKSQSGLGAGATLSIDTVSVTRSKSQKNWEKARERFADSCQPDTPANKAQNKSPKAWVRAEEADANNTQTE